A genomic stretch from Apis cerana isolate GH-2021 linkage group LG9, AcerK_1.0, whole genome shotgun sequence includes:
- the LOC108000565 gene encoding fatty acid synthase isoform X2, translating into MNGDTTPYNINDEIVISGFSGRYPESSNVEEFKKNLFEGIDMVTNDDRRWPSGMYGLPERSGKLKELNLFDATFFGVHAKQAHVMDPQLRILLEATYEAIVDAGINPNDIKGSKTGVFIGVSASESDEYWTKDPDQINGYALTGCCRAMFPNRISYSFDFNGPSYAIDTACSSSLYAMHQAIASIRSGECNSAIVGGCNLLLKPTQSLQFNRLSMLSSDGMCKAFDADGKGYVRSEAVSVLFLQKAKDARRVYATVIHSKTNTDGNKVQGITFPNGEMQNKLMREIYAEAGINPADVSYVEAHGTGTKVGDPQEVNSIANLFCKGRKTPLLLGSVKSNMGHSEPASGVCSISKLLIAMEEGIIPGNLHFKIPNADIPALNDGSIQVVDKNMPWKGGLVAVNSFGFGGANAHILFRSHPKPKLLPVLDSKVPKLVTICGRTEEAVRVLLNKAQEYEKDDEFIALLHDIYANNISNHLYRGYSIMGNVKLEEINQYVDKKHPIWFVFSGMGSQWPGMGKDLLNIEIFQRSLRKCAEALKPEGIDLMNLILNGTSETFENVLHSFVSIAAIQVALVDVLTYLEIQPDGIVGHSVGELGCAYADGTFTPEQTVLAAYWRGKTIMDSNLQLGAMAAVGLSWEEVAARCPPDVTPACNNASDSVTISGPIESLKKFIEELKKDNIFVKMVNSSGVAFHSKYVAPVGQKLRTMLEKIIPNPKQRSSRWISTSIPEQAWSTPLAQLSSAAYHVNNLLSPVLFYQALSHIPEDAIVIEIAPHSLLQAILRRSLPSSVTNIGLHKRNHSNNLNLLLENIGKIYMAGGQPKISKLYPPVNYPVGHGTPMINSLVKWDHSMQWDVATFSSASSSFGENIVEFDLAKESDEYLVGHNIDERILFPATGYLLITWKTFAKLRGVDYEQLPITFENVKFQRATIMPKEGVVKFLINIFMGTGQFEICENGSVAVTGTISVPDDINKMLLNIPAPILKKESESLELNTNDIYKELRLRGYHYSGIFQGIKSISNRGVSGRLLWNNNWIAFIDTMLQFSILGKDTRGLYVPVRLQYAAINPIVHLDFIKNYKENEGAPVYFYSNIDVIKSGGIEIRKMKASLITKKQQHRIPKLEKYLFIPFENSQPLAQDPEKAKQYALTVLLQIVCENIGRKKTKIVEVAGNRPIDYLFVPDIIQFSNLEIQLNFEVQVVVDSRKQYSGLEELNVTIVIRNEEKEPVAENSHLIIASNILSNNSWNILKNLTDSLLNNGFLFLEETSQIDVNSANLLNQNMIHIATQVVAGSSYHLFRKKEHRSAPIVIQITEKNFMWLEGVKAALKKVATENQELLLVSQGEELLGMIGFMNCIRQEDGGAKASYVFIQDKNLPKFNLNDKFYTHQLSKHLVANVLKGGQWGSYRHLQLDLQNEESLQVEHANINVLYRGDLSSLRWIESSLSYYQPEKFPNTLLCSVYYAPLNFRDIMLATGKLPPDALPGNLATQECILGLEFSGRDPKGQRIMSMVAARGLATTVVADPNFMWKVPDKWSLEQAATIPVAYATSYYALCVRGRMKRGDSVLIHAGSGGVGQASISIALHTGCTVFTTVGTQEKRDFLKKMFPQLTDKNIGNSRDTSFEQLILTETNGRGVDIVLNSLAEEKLQASVRCLAIGGRFLEIGKFDLSNDSPLGMSVFLKNASFHGILLDAILEGDSPDRRETARLINEGIESGAVRPLPSTVFSEQQIEQSFRFMATGKHIGKVLLKIRDEEKEKIIQPSTKIVSAIPRTYMNPEKSYIIIGGLGGFGLELSEWMIIRGAKYIVLTSRSGIRTGFQSLCIRRWREMGVHVKISTIDIVTLTGAKQLIKESNEFAPIGGIFNLAAVLRDGLIENLSESDFVISASPKITVTKNLDIVSREYCSSLDYFVVFSSVSCGRGNIGQSNYGLSNSAMERIMENRQANGLPGLAIQWGAIGDVGLIIDAMKGSSDTEIGGTLPQRIQSCLDTIDIFLQQPHPVLSSMIIADKRVEIGTKISVVEAVANIMGIKALESINPSVTLADLGMDSLMGTEIKQTLERNYDLILSALEIRTLTFGKLQQLDTPTAEEQVNTTDSEEDIVEDFLFQVNSSELVPIKSLVQLETKSSKGQPIFIVHAIEGTQTPFKTLASELERPVWSFQCIENSPLESVSALAAFYVKEMQKIQAKEPYHVAGYSFGACIAFEMAVQLEKAGKAVVLTLLDGSPAYVKLHSVEIGKLANQDDVSANGYRKSLSYFIRQFNKKINFIQAYDILKSVSDEELLDKVVEIIDEPQLDVKDLKVAGLLFYKKLLAVYNYNPSVFNGDILLIRAKDNFVDLDEDYGLSKICKKKIKIEKLPGNHRSILAGKNASQIANILRT; encoded by the exons ATGAATGGTGATACCActccatataatataaatgatgaaattgtaattagCGGTTTTTCAG gaCGTTATCCTGAATCTTCAAATGTTgaagaatttaagaaaaatttattcgagggCATCGATATGGTCACAAATGATGATCGTCGATGGCCTTCCGGTATGTATGGCCTACCTGAAAGGAGTGGTAAATTGAAGGAACTCAATTTATTCGATGCTACCTTCTTTGGTGTTCACGCCAAACAGGCTCATGTAATGGATCCACAATTACGTATTCTCTTGGAAGCAACTTATGAAGCAATCGTAGACGCTGGTATTAATCCAAATGATATTAAAGGATCTAAAACTGGTGTATTCATTGGAGTCTCTGCATCAGAATCAGATGAATATTGGACCAAAGATCCAGATCAAATTAATG gataTGCATTGACCGGTTGCTGCAGAGCTATGTTTCCaaatagaatttcatattcatttgaTTTCAATGGTCCTAGTTATGCTATAGATACAGCATGCTCATCGTCTCTATATGCTATGCATCAAGCAATCGCTTCGATTCGTTCAGGAGAATGTAATTCTGCTATTGTTGGTGGTTGCAATCTTCTTTTAAAACCTACCCAATCTCTTCAATTCAATCGATTAAGCATGTTGTCTTCAGATGGTATGTGTAAAGCATTTGATGCTGATGGTAAAGGATATGTCAGATCAGAGGCTGTCTCTGTACTGTTTCTACAAAAAGCAAAAGATGCACGCAGAGTGTATGCTACAGTTATACATTCTAAAACTAATACTGATGGTAACAAAGTCCAAGGAATCACTTTTCCAAATGgagaaatgcaaaataaattaatgcgcGAGATTTATGCAGAAGCAGGTATTAATCCTGCAGATGTTTCTTATGTAGAAGCTCATGGTACTGGAACAAAAGTTGGTGATCCTCAAGAAGTCAATTCTATAGCAAATCTATTTTGCAAAGGTAGAAAAACTCCTTTATTGCTTGGTTCTGTTAAATCTAATATGGGGCATTCAGAACCTGCTAGCGGAGTATGTTCCATATCGAAATTGCTTATTGCTATGGAAGAAGGTATAATTCCAGGTAATTTGCATTTCAAAATTCCAAATGCAGATATACCAGCATTGAATGATGGAAGTATCCAAGTTGTGGATAAAAATATGCCATGGAAAGGTGGACTTGTGGCTGTAAATTCGTTTGGTTTTGGTGGAGCTAATGCGCATATTCTTTTTCGTAGTCACCCAAAGCCAAAATTATTACCAGTTCTAGACAGTAAAGTACCTAAATTAGTAACTATATGTGGTCGTACTGAAGAAGCTGTAAgagttcttttaaataaagctcaagaatatgaaaaagacGATGAGTTTATTGCTCTACTTCatgatatttatgcaaataatatatccAATCATTTATATCGAGGATATTCTATTATGGGAAATGTTAAacttgaagaaattaatcaatatgttGACAAGAAACATCCTATTTGGTTTGTATTCTCTGGTATGGGATCTCAATGGCCAGGCATGGGTAaagatttattgaatatcgaaatatttcaaagaagttTAAGAAAATGTGCTGAAGCTCTAAAACCTGAAGGAATTGATCTAATGAATCTTATTCTGAATGGAACATctgaaacttttgaaaatgttCTTCATTCATTCGTATCGATTGCAGCCATCCAAGTTGCTCTAGTAGATGTATTAACATACCTAGAAATTCAACCTGATGGTATTGTTGGACATTCTGTTGGTGAATTAGGATGTGCTTATGCAGATGGTACATTTACACCAGAACAAACGGTTTTGGCAGCATATTGGAGAGGAAAAACGATCATGGATTCAAATTTACAACTTGGAGCAATGGCTGCTGTTGGATTAAGCTGGGAAGAAGTAGCAGCTCGATGCCCACCTGATGTAACACCAGCTTGCAATAATGCAAGTGATTCTGTAACAATTTCTGGTCCAATTGAATctcttaagaaatttatagaagaattaaaaaaagataatatttttgtaaaaatggtAAATAGCTCTGGTGTTGCTTTCCATAGTAAATATGTAGCTCCAGTAGGACAAAAGCTTCGTACtatgttagaaaaaattattccaaatccAAAACAGAGATCTTCCAGATGGATTTCTACATCAATACCTGAACAAGCATGGAGCACTCCATTGGCACAACTTAGCAGTGCTGCATatcatgtaaataatttattatcacctGTTTTGTTTTACCAAGCATTATCTCATATTCCGGAAGATGCGATAGTTATTGAAATTGCACCACATTCTCTGTTACAAGCAATTTTGCGAAGATCATTGCCTTCATCTGTGACCAATATTGGTCTACATAAACGAAACcattcaaataatctaaacTTATTGCTGgaaaatataggaaaaatatatatggcaGGAGGACAACCCAAAATTTCTAAGTTGTATCCACCAGTTAATTATCCAGTTGGTCATGGTACACCTATGATCAATAGTTTGGTTAAATGGGATCATTCTATGCAATGGGATGTAGCTACTTTCTCTTCAGCAAGTTCGTCCTTCGGAGAAAATATAGTAGAATTCGATCTAGCTAAAGAATCAGATGAATATTTAGTTGGTCATAATATTGATGAAAGAATTCTTTTCCCTGCTACTGGTTATCTATTAATTACTTGGAAAACCTTCGCAAAACTACGAGGAGTTGATTACGAGCAATTGCCAATTACGTTTGagaatgtaaaatttcaaagagcTACTATCATGCCAAAGGAAGgagttgtaaaatttttaatcaatatattcatGGGTACTGGTCAGTttgaaatttgtgaaaatggATCTGTAGCAGTAACTGGAACAATTTCTGTACCAGATgatatcaataaaatgttattaaatattcctgcaccaattttaaaaaaagaaagtgaatCATTGGAATTGAATACAAATGATATTTACAAGGAACTTAGACTGAGAGGTTATCATTACAGTGGAATCTTTCAAGGTATTAAATCCATCTCTAATCGTGGAGTTTCTGGTAGACTtctttggaataataattggatTGCATTCATCGATACTATGCTTCAATTTTCCATCCTTGGAAAGGATACTAGAGGACTATATGTACCTGTTCGTTTACAATATGCTGCTATCAATCCTATTGTTCACTTAgactttatcaaaaattataaggaAAATGAGGGTGCTCCAGTAtacttttattcaaatattgatgTTATTAAATCAGGTGGTATTGAAATCAGAAAAATGAAAGCTTCTTTGATTACAAAAAAACAACAGCATCGAATTCCTAAActtgagaaatatttgtttataccTTTTGAAAATTCCCAACCATTAGCGCAGGATCCAGAAAAAGCCAAGCAATATGCTCTTACTGTACTTCTACAAATTGTTTGTGAAAATATAGGACGTAAAAAAACCAAAATTGTTGAAGTAGCTGGAAATCGTCCTATAGATTATCTGTTTGTGCCTGATATAATTCAGTTTTCTAACTTAGAAATCCAACTTAAT ttcgaAGTACAAGTGGTAGTAGATTCACGTAAACAATATAGTGGTTTAGAAGAACTTAATGTTACTATTGTAATACGTAATGAAGAGAAAGAACCAGTCGCCGAAAATTCACATCTTATAATAGCTAGTAACATATTGTCTAACAATTCAtggaatatattgaaaaatctgaCAGATAGTTTGTTAAATAATGGATTTCTCTTTTTGGAAGAAACAAGTCAAATTGACGTTAACTCggctaatttattaaatcaaaatatgattCATATTGCTACACAAGTAGTTGCTGGAAGctcatatcatttatttagaaaaaaagaacatagaTCTGCTCCTATTGTCATACAAATcacagaaaagaattttatgtgGTTAGAAGGTGTAAAAGCagctttaaaaaaagttgCAACTGAGAATCAGGAACTTCTACTGGTTAGCCAGGGCGAAGAATTACTtg gtaTGATTGGATTCATGAATTGTATTCGTCAGGAAGATGGTGGTGCAAAAGCAAGTTATGTTTTCATTCAAGACAAAAATTTacctaaatttaatttaaatgataaattttatacccACCAACTAAGCAAACATTTGGTAGCTAATGTTCTAAAAGGAGGACAATGGGGAAGTTATAGACATTTACAATTGGATTTACAAAATGAAGAATCTCTGCAAGTTGAACATGccaatattaatgttttgtaTAGAGGTGATTTGAGTAGCTTAAGATGGATTGAAAGTTCACTTAGCTACTATCAGccagaaaaatttccaaacacATTATTATGTTCTGTATACTATGCACCATTAAACTTTAGGGATATCATGTTAGCAACTGGAAAATTACCACCAGATGCTCTTCCTGGAAATCTAGCTACTCAAGAATGTATATTAGGTCTTGAATTTTCCGGACGTGATCCAAAAGGTCAACGAATCATGTCTATGGTAGCAGCGCGTGGTTTAGCTACTACGGTTGTAGCTGATCCTAATTTCATGTGGAAAGTACCTGATAAATGGTCTCTGGAACAGGCAGCAACTATTCCTGTTGCTTATGCTACTAGTTATTATGCTCTATGTGTCCGTGGTCGTATGAAACGAGGTGATAGTGTTTTGATTCATGCTGGTAGTGGAGGTGTTGGACAAGCTAGTATTTCTATAGCCTTGCATACAGGATGTACAGTATTCACTACTGTTGGTACTCAAGAGAAACGAGATTTCTTGAAGAAAATGTTCCCTCAACTGACTGATAAGAATATTGGCAATTCTCGAGATACCAGCTTTGAACAATTAATACTTACCGAAACTAATGGACGTGGTGTAGATATAGTGCTTAATTCGCTAgctgaagaaaaattacaagctAGTGTCAGATGTCTTGCTATAGGTGGTCGTTTtcttgaaattggaaaatttgatttatcgaaTGATTCTCCTCTTGGAATGTctgtattcttaaaaaatgccTCTTTCCATGGTATACTTTTGGATGCTATTTTGGAAGGTGATAGTCCAGACAGAAGAGAAACTGCAAGACTCATTAATGAAGGAATAGAGAGTGGTGCTGTTCGACCACTTCCTTCAACAGTTTTTTCAGAACAACAAATTGAACAATCTTTTAGATTTATGGCTACTGGCAAACATATTGGTAaagttttgttaaaaattcgagatgaggaaaaagaaaaaattatacagcCATCAACAAAGATAGTTTCAGCTATTCCACGCACATATATGAATCCTGAAAAATCATACATAATAATTGGTGGTCTCGGTGGATTTGGTTTGGAACTTTCAGAATGGATGATCATACGTGGTGCAAAATATATAGTCTTAACTTCAAGATCTGGGATACGTACTGGCTTTCAATCATTATGTATTCGTCGCTGGCGTGAGATGGGTGTACATGTTAAAATTTCTACGATAGATATAGTAACATTAACTGGAGCAAAACAACTTATCAAAGAAAGCAATGAATTTGCTCCTATTGGTGGTATATTCAATTTAGCAGCTGTTCTACGAGATGGTCTCATTGAAAATCTCTCAGAATCTGATTTTGTAATATCAGCATCACCTAAAATTACCGTAACTAAGAATTTAGACATAGTATCACGAGAATATTGTTCCTCATTAGATTATTTTGTTGTGTTCTCATCTGTTTCGTGTGGAAGAGGTAATATAGGTCAGAGTAATTATGGTTTATCAAATTCTGCTATGGAAAGGATAATGGAAAATAGACAAGCAAATGGTTTACCTGGTCTTGCTATTCAATGGGGAGCTATTGGTGATGTTGGTTTAATTATag atgcAATGAAAGGTTCTAGCGATACCGAGATTGGTGGTACTTTGCCTCAGCGCATACAAAGTTGTCTTGATACAATAGATATTTTCCTTCAACAACCACATCCAGTTTTATCTTCCATGATAATAGCAGATAAAAGGGTAGAAATTGGAACAAAAATTAGTGTAGTTGAAGCAGTAGCCAACATTATGGGTATTAAAGCATTGGAATCCATTAATCCCAGTGTTACTTTGGCTGATCTTGGAATGGATTCTCTTATGGGAACAGAAATTAAACAGACTCTCGAGAGAAACTATGATCTAATATTGTCAGCCTTAGAAATTCGTACTTTGACGTTCGGAAAATTACAACAACTTGACACTCCTACTGCAGAAGAACAAGTGAATACTACAGATTCAGAAGAAGATATCGTAGAAGATTTTCTATTCCAAGTTAATTCTTCAGAACTTGTACCTATTAAATCTCTTGTACAATTGGAAACAAAGAGTTCGAAAGGACAACCGATATTCATTGTTCACGCTATTGAAGGAACACAAACACCATTTAAAACTTTAGCTAGTGAATTGGAACGACCTGTTTGGAGTTTTCAATGTATTGAAAATAGTCCATTAGAATCTGTATCAGCATTAGCTGCTTTTTATGTGAAAGAAATGCAAAAGATTCAAGCTAAAGAACCATATCATGTAGCAGGATATTCTTTTGGGGCTTGTATTGCATTTGAAATGGCCGTTCAATTAGAAAAGGCTGGAAAGGCAGTAGTTTTAACTCTCCTTGACGGTTCACCGGCGTATGTGAAATTACATTCCGTGGAAATTGGAAAGCTTGCTAATCAAGATGATGTGAGTGCAAATGGTTACAGAAAATCTCTGTCGTATTTCATCAGgcaatttaataagaaaatcaatttcattcag gcttATGATATCTTAAAATCTGTATCTGATGAAGAGTTATTAGATAAAGTAGTGGAAATTATAGACGAACCTCAATTGGATGTTAAAGACTTAAAAGTTGCTGGTctattattttacaagaaaCTGCTGgcagtttataattataatccaaGTGTATTTAAtggagatattttattaattagagccaaagataattttgttgatttaGACGAAGACTACGGTTTATCAaag atttgtaagaaaaaaataaaaattgaaaaattacccGGAAATCATAGAAGCATTTTAGCAGGAAAGAATGCATcacaaattgcaaatattttaagaacgtaa